From Pithys albifrons albifrons isolate INPA30051 chromosome 31, PitAlb_v1, whole genome shotgun sequence:
cccctgtgttccccgtccaagaagcagaaaggtacgagcaaccagcagcaaatccaaggcaggcagcagcacggcaggaaaaagtaatccgaagtaggcagcggcaagacagccagggaaaaccccagcagtaaccagcagggcagcctgcctccttggagcccccactcccccgttccgccgagccaagactgaggagaatatccaaaaaaaaaaaccaaaagagacaaacctgcccccaccccagcgatcacagttaactgcttcttttgttaaccgctggcctgggcagttaagtggcaggggagagaatttacataataatcccaaactacaacaattgTTTCCAATATTTGCCTGCTGATCAGCCACCCCATGTGCCAAAGCCTGGCTTCCTGGGAAGGGGCCAGACATCTCTGCTGATGGGATGTAGAGAATAAACCTGGTGATTTTCCTCTCCACTTGTGCACTCAAACTGTGGCTTTTGATTTAATAAATGCCTTATCCCAATCCACGAGTCCAGGGCAGTCCTTGGGCTTAGTCACACAAGATGGAGGGGGTAAAAACGTGGAGGAGAAtgaataatgacattttttgaATAACATGAaatcaggaggaggaaaaaaagcaaaattataaatgagaacagccttggtctctcatgaCATACACTATGAGCCattggcaaagcaaagcaaggagtctctggctgctgcaaagcatccagtcatcattttcctcagaccatccttgagctcctggttcctcaggctgtagatgagagGGTTCAATGTTGGAGGTaccactgagtacagaactgacaccaccagatccagggatggggaggagacagaaagaggcttcaggtaggcaaAGAAGACAGTggtgacaaacagggagaccacaaccaggtgagggaggcacatggaaaaggctttgtgccttccctgctcagaggggatcctcagcacagccctgaagatctgcacataggagaaaacaatgaaaatgaaacaacccaCAAATAGAAAAGCACTAACCACCATgagcccaagttccctgaggtaggagtttgagcaggagagcttgaggatctgggggatttcacagaaaaactggcccagggcattgccatggcagaggggcaaggaaaatgtattggctgtgtgcagcagagagtagagaaGCGGagtggcccaggcagctgctgccatgtgggcacaagctctgctgcccaggagggtcccgtagtgcaggggtttgcagatggcaacgtagcggtcgtagcacatgatggtgagaaGGGAATACTCTGTTATgatgaaggagagaaaaaaaaagacctgaaTAGCACACCCTATGTAGGAGATGTCCCTGGTgccccagagggagttgtgcgTGGCTTTGGGGAtagtggtgcagatggagcccaggtctgtgagggacaggttgagcaggaagaagtgcatgggggtgtgcaggtggtggttacaggctacggcgctgatgatgaggccgttgcccaggagggcagccagggagatgcccaggaagatccacaagagcaggagctggagctgccgcgtgtctgccaatggcaggaggaggaagtggctgatggagctgctgttggacatttaCTGTCTCTGGGTACTGGCACCTGtccaagcagaaaaagcagtaaGTAGTTACTGTAGATGTCTCTGAAAAAAGAACTATGCCTGTCCTCATGTAAACCCTTTAAATCACCTCTTCTCACTCTCAAGAATTCTTTGGCTGGTCATTTTAGGACTTCTGGAGAGGCCTGGCTCAGAAAGCTCTAAGGAATATCGAGCTCTGCTGATTTTCTGCAGGAATCAGTTGTACTCTACAAcagcagataaataaataggaACTGGGAGtgatgtttttttaaactcattcaTGGCACTAAACAGCTTCTCAGCCTTGTCACTCACAGTTCAAAcgactgcacagcacagctgtggactcatagttgtttttttccttccagttgcTTCACCACAGGGAGTGGAGTTTTTAAGGCACAAATCCTTTGCATTTATACTCATGTCTAAGAGAAACCTGGCAGGTCCTGTGAATCAAAGGGATCGTCCATTCCTGCAGTGTGGGGCAGACAGTGTGTCCAtcagccctgctctcagctgcccaaggctgtcacctctttgACCTGCAGGGCAAAGGCACTCAAGTGTTCTCatgaggagaagctgcacactgctgagagctggtgaCTTCAGTTTGCAAGTGCACATCTCCAAACTCCTCATCCTGTCTCATCCTACCCAAGGCAGatctcagctctcccctcccagccaggggcacagagggctcattgcagctgcctgcacacaccttgcagccccactgccatggcctcggtgctgaggggctgtggggaacacagagctgcaatggcacagctgtgcccttcAGGAAGGCAGCCTGCAGCATAGCAGGATCatccagggaaagggctgaatGTCCCAGAGGTGTTACATCCTCAATGGAGAGTCCTGTAGACCCATTGCCCGGAGCTCCCACCTGAGCTGGGAACAAAGGCAGCatgaagagaaggagaaatggGGAAATTGTGCCCCACTCCTCTGGACACCCCACAGGGACAAGCAGATGGGCAAAGGGAGTTTCCCCTCATCAGGGCTCTGTGTGTCAAGAGATGCCCCTGACCCCATGGCCTTTGAGGTAAAGGCTCTCCTGGCTATTGGAGGAGATCAGGGGcttcttctgggaaaaaatcAGCAGAGTAGGAGATGGCCAGAGCTGCCCTAACTGCCCTGCCACGGCATTTCAGCAGCAACTCCCtctcactccctgcccagggctctgctgcctggagatgtccctgccagtagctgcttccctgtgcccagggctgtgccctggcagtgctcccaaAGCCCATCCCggccctgggtgctcagctctgccctgtagAGCCCTCCCGGCACAGGGCAATGCCCAGAGGcagttctggctgtgctggggtttggaaGAAGCTCAGAAATTCATGAGAAATGGAATCTCAGTGCCTTcatatgagaagaaaaataaattgccatCTCTATCTCCCCCCCCAGACCACGAAGAGTGGAAAACTCAAAGCACAGACTCTCCCTTCAGGTTAATGCTGCCTTGATGTCTTTATTAAAGTAACCTTGGGtgatctggagctgtgagcagctctgacCCCACTGCACCCATTCACCTGCAGaaggaccctgccctgacaggtGTCACACCTTCACCTAGATCTTATtcctggagcaccctgggagatccccaggaaggctgagagtgcccctggcagcagcagagcccctgccctgacactCAGTCCCCTGAATGAAGGGACCCTACTCGGACAGAgaagccctgggcacccctggctaaGCACCCACCTTCCCACCCTTCTGCCATCCCCAGAAGAAAGATTTCATGCTGTGTCTCTCTCTGATGATGCCACAGGTTGTCCTTGCTCTGGAGCATGTCCTCCTCCACAAAAAGGAACCCTGAGAGCCATCCTGCCAAATGTGAGCTGCAGCAACATGTGTGAGCTCTGGGAGAGCCCTCCAGCACACTCCTGTATCGCCCTGAACCCAGAGACTTACTGTGTTAAGGACTGTTCAGGTGATTCCATCAGTGAACTCTCAGCATTCTGACACTCCACAAAGCCTCTCATCAGTGTCTtacttctctgctgtgccctgggtgtctgcaggcagtgccctgagccctgctgggctgtgcacaggagctgctcctgggcagagctgtctctctgtagcactgcccgcttgccaggagctccctgtgtgccaggagcccggcccagctcagcagcacagcaacagcccctgGGGGGAATTTCGTGCTTAATCCCTGAACACCAGGCCCTGAGTGGAACTTGAGAAAACCTCTCAAGAATAGAAAGTCTTCTTCCAACTGCAAAGTTTCTTGTAGAtttaatgggtcccactgagggacacaaTGGAGAAAATGTCCCCAGCATTCAGTTAGAGTAGAAAACTGGAGGTAGTGATGAAAGGTGGGACAAGCAAAGTAAAGTTGGCTTTGATGTTGAATAAACACAGATGTGTTTAACTCATCGAGAGGTCTAAGCCTTGACCTTGTAAAGGAAATatcacagccatgccacccagcccctgggaaggcagatcctgttcctccctcattcctcagggctcttggtggggcactgggatgtggggatgtgGAGATGTGAaatgccaggggcaggatgaTGGGGTGGcatctcccaggctgctgaacagggacaaggagtcatccagctggtggccggtcaccagtggtgttccccaggggtcagtgttgggtccagtcctgtttaacatctttattgatgatttagatgaggggattgagtccatcatcagcaaatttgctgatgaccccaagttgggagggagtgtcgacctgctggaaggcaggagggctctgcagagggatttggagagacttgagagatgggctgattccaatgggatgaagttcaacaaggccaagtgcaggtcctgccctttggccacaacaaccccctgcattgctccaggctgggcacagagtggctggagagcagccaggcagagggaccttgggGGACTGAGTGACcggaagctcaacatgagccaacagtgtgcccagggggccaagaaggccagtgggatcctgtctTGGAgcaaaactagcgtggccagcaggaccagggcagtgacccttcccctggactctgcattggtgaggccacaacttgagtgttgtgttcagttctgggcccctcagttcaggaaagatcttgaggggctggagtgggtgtacagaagagcaacaaggctggagaagggactggagcacaagtcctgtgaggagaggctgagggagctcaggttgtttagcctggagaagaggaggctcagaggtgacctcaggtggccaggtgggggttggtctcttctcccaggcactcagcagtaggacaagggggcacgatgggctcaagctctgccagcggaaatttaaattggagatgagaaaaaaagtctttatagagagagtgctcaggcattggtatgggctgcccagagagggggttgattcaccatccctgcagatttttcaagtgagattggacatgacactgagtgccatggtctggtaaagggactggagttggaccaagggttggacctgatgatctcggaggtcttttccaacccaatcaaatctatgattctatggttaaTGAGGGCCaggggctgcaaggctcacttgcctcctcatgccatcagtggcacacacagcagccatggccaaaggcctgcacaagttggctctgtcagggcctttcagcttctgcacatccctgtctcctctccagcccaggctgtcctacagtgtccaagccctgcccctttccctgcaggctgttgtcatccccctgactgccccacctggctggcaccttcctgcactgacatctctccctcctccctggctcttccataaagccttgggctgatccaggctCCTTCTGGGGGATGTGTTTCACCACTGCTCTGACCttggaaagaaattcctttctccttgtttcCAGTCTGCACCTCCTCCATTGCCCTTGGTGaccttatttctttctcattctatttccaactgcaaagggaaaaaaaagctccaccatctctgaaaCCACCATTGTGTCACTGctgaacctcatggaatgaagggtCCATTTTGGATCTGTGGGGCCTCATGGAATGAAAAGAAACCTGAGATACTGTGGAAATTCATGGAATCAGGGGACCATAGTGACATTGGGAAAGCCCATGGAACCAAAGGTGTCTTGAGACTTTGTGGAATCTCATTGTGTCACAGAAAATATGGAAGGCTTAGATAAAGGTTATTAGAGAAGGCACCTCATTGAGCTatgaggtgcagaaaggaccccATTGCTTTCTAAACCCTTCTTAGAGAGGAGCCTGAGTGTGACAGGGTCCAATCTTAGCCTCAGGTTTACTTTGGGGTTAAAATTTAGGGAATTATAGAGATGTGATTGAATCacttctcctgcaggttttaatgatggcataTCAGATGTACTTATATctaatgtattatttattatgataaatggacagagaaagaaacagataaGTGAACAGATTAAAGATctaaatcagaaatatttactaCACTGTGGAAAAGCTAAAAACCTCCTAGTATAGTATATTAGagcataaaatagtgcagtgcacTGTATCAAAAGCATCATTTTCAAGCAGTTGTATCAAAGccagcaaaaaagaaacaatcattcAGCAGGGATTGTTGTAATTTACCACACAGATAAAGAGGGCATATCTCTGTCCTTCCCTtaacccctgggcagtgaccatgaagaacCCTCCTtcttcatgggagaagctccacacaCTTCAAGGCAGTCTGTGGAAGGATGTGCCATATGAGAGTTGGGCTGGGATTTAAAGTTACACAGTGAGGGATTGCAGGTCCTGtatttccaggccagtgagcagcttatctgtcagctcctgtttcaaaaagcaggatgtgtatttgcagtttggtgaaccaggctggttttagcagaattcaacaccaaaccagcaccttggtgccagcagtaactcagcacagagagcctgcactgtttgcattctctgagcagattctgggcctgatcagggTACAACATCCCGTCACTgtccataaggctctgcagagccacagtggcaccttgatgccatgaggttccaaaatgtcctGGGGTTGATCTGGTTCCAGGAGGCCCCACAAAAGACAAAGGCCCCTTGGTTCAATGAGATTCTGAAAAGTCTCAGTGTTCTCTGTGttccctgaggccctgcagtgtcatggTGGCCCCGTATCTCCAAGAGGTTCCACggtgtccctgtgtccattTGGTTTGGTGAGGCCTcaagtgtcacagtggcccATTGACTCCTTGACGTTCAGAAATGTTCCAGATTTCCTTTGTTTCTATGAGAatctgaagtgtcacaatgtccctttggttccatgaggttctgtggtgtcacaatgtccctttggttccatgaggttccacactgcacttgcaggaacacacatgggtggatgttgccccacctgcagagctgcctccagctctggggtcccgGCACAGGAGGCTGTTGGAATGAgtgcagaggaggcaccaagatgatcagagggatggagcagctctgccatgaggaaatgctgagagaattgggattgttcagcctggagaagagaaccTTTGGGGTGACcaaattgtggccttccaggacccaAAGGGAGCAAACAAGAAGGATGGACACAGACTGTTTACAAggacctggagtgacaggacaagagggaatggcttcacactgacagagagcaggtgtagatgagatattaggaagaaattcttccctatgagggtgCTGAGgaactggcacaggtttcccagagaagctgtggctgccccatccctggagtgttcaaggccaggttggactgAGCTCTGGGCAATGaggcctagtggaaggtgtccctgtccatgtcactggggttggaattagatgatcttttaaGGTCTCTGAAACTcaggacattctatgattctgagttacTTCAGGTAACTGTGAAAGAGCCCAACATCTTGATCCAGCTTGGGAAAATGTCATCTTCCAAAAGGGGGAATTAAAAGCAGTAATGCAAAAACATCCATCAGGTCCACCCCATAGAAAGGGCAAGTGGtatttcttatgctgtgggtgcagaaggcaaTAAGTGTTGGATTGTGCCTCAGAACACTCAAGCAGATCTAATCAAGTGCACCCACgagccaaggcaaacactgagcGGAGTGAGGGACAGTGAGTGGGGGCCTGACATGCAGAAGGATGCAGATTGCTGGGGTAGGAAGTGCCTTTGCTGTTCCATgaccagggcacatcccactggaGGAgaagccccagggcagccccaacTCACTGAAGGCCACGGGCACAACTCAGAGTACTCGGTGAGCttttcatgcagagatgttgTAAATTTCTCTTAGTTCCTTTGGAACTTCAGAGTTTTGAATGGTTCCTCCAAATACCATGAAATTCATGTCTCTAAAATGGCAGTTCATTCATTTGTATAAAGCTCTGGGGATTGGGTCACATCAAAATGCTGACATTGTGTATGCAGATATTTGCAGCACTGTGGTGAGGGTATTGGAGATATAGAAATGAAAGACTGATaaaatgggttgggttggaagagacctgaaAGAGCCTCTCGACCAACTTTCCCTTTCATtatccagggacaccttccacgaGTTCAGGTTGCCCAAAGCTCCCaaccttggacacctccaggggcggGTTTTTGCACATAgtgggcaacctattccaggtTCCTTCCACcttcatataaaatatttcttcctgacatccaatgtAAATCTCCCCTCAATCAGTTTCAGGTACTGTGCCTTCTTCTGCCAATACAACCCTTGGCAAAATGTGTCACTCCATCTTTCTTGGACAAGCAGCTCTGCATTGTCATGGCTAAACACGTGGAGAGGGACCAGAGATGGCCCATGAATGCACTTGGACGCCTCAAGCACATGAGCAATAGATAAGGACTGAAAGCCCAGGGCTcagtggtgtggagactgagTAGAGCACAGGAGAGGCCAGAGAGTGCTTGAAGTGCTCTCCACCATAGATGGTGAAACTTTCCTTTGTAGTgagaaacagcatgagaaagaaataatgccaccaagggcagctggggagATTCAGGGTGGAtatgaggagaaaggaattcCCCTctgagagcagtgctgtggggcaacACGCCCCCAGAAAAAGTCtggatcagcccaaggctttgtATTCCAAggaagagccagggaggagggagagatgtcagtgcaagaaggtgccagccaggtggggcagtcagggggatgacaacagcctgcagggaaaggggcagggcatggacactgtaggacagtctgggctggagaggagacagggatgtgcagaagctgaaaggccctgccagagccaacttgtgcaggcctttggccatggctgctgtgtgtgccactgatggcatgaggagacaagtgagccttgcagccctggggcctcattccctccttgtccctgctcagcagcccgggaggtgccaccccatactcctgcccttggcatttcacatccccacatccctgtgccccaggaagagccctgaggaatgagagggagggacaggatctccctttccagggactgggtggcatggctgtgacATTTCCTTAACGTGGTCAAGGCTTAGACCTCTGGATTAGTGAAACACATCCAGGTTTATTCAGCATCAGAGCCAACTTTACtttgcctgtccccagctgtcagcactacctccagttttctgctctaactggaacctggggacattttctcctttgtgtccCTCAGTGAGACCCATTCAAACTACAAGAAACTTTGGAGTTGCAACACGACTTTGAATTCCTGTGAGGTCTCCTCAAGTTCCACTCAGGGCCTGATGTTCAGGGAGTCAGGACCAAACTCCCACCAGGGTTTGTTCTTtagatgctgagctgggccgggctcctggcacacagg
This genomic window contains:
- the LOC139684067 gene encoding olfactory receptor 14J1-like, which encodes MSNSSSISHFLLLPLADTRQLQLLLLWIFLGISLAALLGNGLIISAVACNHHLHTPMHFFLLNLSLTDLGSICTTIPKATHNSLWGTRDISYIGCAIQVFFFLSFIITEYSLLTIMCYDRYVAICKPLHYGTLLGSRACAHMAAAAWATPLLYSLLHTANTFSLPLCHGNALGQFFCEIPQILKLSCSNSYLRELGLMVVSAFLFVGCFIFIVFSYVQIFRAVLRIPSEQGRHKAFSMCLPHLVVVSLFVTTVFFAYLKPLSVSSPSLDLVVSVLYSVVPPTLNPLIYSLRNQELKDGLRKMMTGCFAAARDSLLCFANGS